ATCTAAGCCCTTACTATCTATTTGTATTCTGCCTGTAAATGACACAATTTTAGAATTGAGAGAAGATTTTTCCCCCTCAGCATCTATAGTGACTGGGTTATGAATTACCACAACGTTGTTATTAATTTTTTTCCATCTTGAAGCCGTATAGCTCTCCAAGCAAACTATTTGGTCAGCCGACCTCATACTGGAAAAAAGTTTCTGCTTTTCGCTTTTAAACCTAACTTCGGTATAATTCTCATATAAATTGTGCGTCCAACAGATTACTTTGTTCGCACCGGTAATCTTTCTGATTTCATCAACAAACAAGATATATGGATTACACAAAATGGCGAGATCGTACTCTTCATCAGTAAAAGCGCTTTGAACGTTTTTCAAATGCCAGCGATCTATGACAGATCTCTTATCAAAGATGAACCTAACCACGGACCATATACACACTTTAAGCAAATTAATAATTTGAATAAAGTGTCGTGGCCTAATGATTTTTAAACCATTCAAATCGAAGTAATTATGATTCTCATAATATACGGTAACATCAACATCTTTATCTTTATTCAGCTCTTGAGCGATGAGTCTGACAATTTTTTGTTGACCGCCCATTTTGAATTGGGACTGAAAAAAAATGATCTTCATCTAATCATGGCCTCCTTCAACCGTCAATGGATGCATCAAGGATTTGATTGAAACTTTCAAAAAACTGAAGTCTGAAATTTTCACCGAAAAATATAGTCCCAACAAAAGATTCTTTAAATAAGCGGTTGGCATCGAACTGCAGGGCGAAATCTTTCCGTATTCGATCATATCTTTAGTTCTTATGGCAAATCTAGTTAAATAGGTTTTATCTAATTTTTTTTCTCTTTGAGAAAAATTTTGCTCGATCTGAACATTCAGAATCCGATATGTGAGACGTCTAGACCTAATTGAATCAAAAAAAAGTTGATCTACCTGATCTAAGAACAATCTTTCATCGTAAACATAGTCCCGATATATTGACGTTTTCACAGTTAAGCAGCTGTTGATAGCATTGAATTTTTTTGGGTTTATTTCTCCACTTTTTCGATTCAGTACTAATCTGTTCTTAAGAAACCCTTTTTCATTAGGGGAATAGATTACCCCATCTTGACCAATAATTTTGGGAACTATCACATCATAATGACGTCTAGTCTCAGACGATAACACTTTAAAAAACGATTTGTCTAAAACTGTATCGTCATCTAACCAACAAATATAATTGTTATCAGAAAAAGAATTCCGCCCAATATACTTCAAAGCCTTGTTATAAGATCGAGATAGACCCAAATTCAAACCATTTTGTATATATGCAATATGAGAATCAACATCATTTTTATTTCTCGACAAAAAAAATGGCTTATCACTGTTATCAATAACTACAATCTTGTTGTCACCCAAATTTTCCACCACGCTCTGGAAACTGTCAGAATTGTTTAAATATTTATTGTAAATTACAATAACAAAATAAATCATGGAGTCACCAGTACCTTAATCACGTTTCGATTTTTTTCAATACCAATCATTTGACGAACAGCCCTTCATACTTAGCAATAATAGTCTCCCAAGTAAATTCGTCAGCCACGCGCTTGCGAGCTGCCTTCGTATAAGCGGCAACGCGTTTGGCATCATAGGTCTCGGTCTCATTAATCTGAGCAGCTAGACTGCCTTGAGCTTTAGTCCAATACATGGCGCCTTCTTGAGCAACAGCCTGATTAAAAGGTACATCAATCAGCATATTTAATCGTGTCATCGATAAAGCTTCAAGCAAACTCGGATTTGTCCCGCCAACTTCGTGGCCATGAAAATAAGCAAAAGCCGATTCTCGAATATATTTCAACAGTTCCTGGTCATAGACAGTCCCGACAAATTTGACTCGCTGATCCTGATCAAAATGGGTCTGGGCTTTTAGCTGCTCGTAAAATTTATTCTCTTCGACATTCGTAATCAAGACAAAGTCCTTCTTTGTATCGCTGGCAATAAATTCGCGAATCATCGTCTCGTAATTGTTCTCCGGCACAAAGCGGCCGACAACAAGAAAATAATTATTCTCGGTGACATTTTTTTTAGCAAACCAGTCACGAACTTTTGTATCTTTGCTTGTAAGTTTGGACTTTTGTACATCAGTCCCATAAGCAATATAAGTCGTATTAGGATGAAAATCCGCATACTCCTTATTTATGTATTTCTCAATCTCAGGATTGTCAGCAATCACAAGATCAGCTGCCTGTACCATTTTCTTTTCTGAATATTTCCAGTATTTGCGGACAGGCTTGGGCCACTTAGCTCTCGCCCATTCGTGGCCATCCGGATTCAGATAGAACTTACCACCCAGAGCATGAATTTCTTTAACAAAATGCTGAGCAAAAGGTCCAATACGATTAGCAAGGACATAAAAAATAGGATGTTGATCCTTATTTTGTTTGCTAATCTGAATAGCTTCTTTGAGAGCTTTGTAATCATAAGCAATTGCTTGGGCCGAACCAATTTGCGGCACTTTAATTGAGAAGACATCGGCGCCATTGTAATCGAAGTGCTGATTTTTAGCCGCCAACTCACCGTTATCGGAACGTGAAGCAACATGATACTTGATTTTTTTATTTTGTTGACCAGCAGTCAGCTTATCAACAAAGGTTTCAAAACCCCCATAATTAGCTGGAATACCCTTTGAGCCAACGATATAAACATGCTGTATTTGTGAATCTGCCACTTAATATGCCCCCGTCTTCTTGCTACTAAAAAACACAAGTCTGACAGTTTTCAGACAAATCTTTGCATCGTTCATTAATGAGCGCTCTTCTATGTATTGGATATCAAGCCTAATCATATCGGCAAAATCCAGATCAGAGCGACCGGACACCTGCCAGAGGCCTGAGATGCCCGGTTGAACTAAAAGACGCTGCTTATCGTAATCTGAATACTTGCGCAGTTCCCTTTGCAGGCAAGGCCGTGGCCCGACAAGCGACATATCGCCCTTGATCACATTCCAGAATTGCGGCAGCTCGTCCAAAGAATAATGACGGATAGTACGGCCGATTTTCGTGACACGCGGGTCTTCTTTCATTTTGAACATACCACCATGCAGTTCGTTCTTCTCCAAGAGTTCGTCTTTCATATCATCGGCATTGGGTACCATACTGCGGAGCTTGTACATGGTGAAAGGACGGCCGTTCTTGCCAATACGCTCTTGGGCAAAGAAGATCGGGCCACCATCTTTTTTAATCACAATAGCTAAAAACAACATTGGAATAATACTCAAAATTAGGCCAATGCTGCCTCCTAATAGATCGAACAGTCTTTTAGCACACAAATAAAAAATTGATTTCTGACTAAAACCATTCAAATTTTTAATGTGGTCGTCTTCTGCCCGCAATGCCTTCATCTCCTGCTCCTCTCCTTTTAGATCAAAACTCTTCTGCAGCCATGCTATCGACTGGCAGTCCACCAATAATGCGAATCGCATTTTTCTTGAGAATATCAACACTTCGCCGCCCAACCGCACGCGTCAGCAAGGCATAAGCATCTGATAAATGATAGCGTTGATTCATCTCGGAACTATCCGCACCGCTAGCCACGGTCGCCGCTAAGCCTCTGCGAACTAAGTCCAAAGCCAGATCAGCGACTTCACTGCCGAATTGGCCATTGATAGAAGCTGCAGCAACTTGCAGAATCGCACCTTGCTCAACTAAGTGATTCAATTGCCCAGGATTAGCTAAGACAGCACGATTGGTCTCAGGATGTGCGATAATCATGGTCACACCGCGTGTCTTCAATTGAAAAATAACGCTAGCAGCAATCTTTGGAATCTGATCTTCTGGTAACTCGACCAGTAAGAATTTCTTGCTATCAGCTAACGTCAATAAATTGCCATGATCAAAGGCTGCTAAAAGATTCGCTGTCAATGGCACTACTTGTCCTGGAAGGATGTTAATGGGAATACCAGCTTCTTTGATCGAATTCCTCAAAGGGGCGATAGCCGCTTGGATGTCATCAGCTGTATTAGCCATCTTATCGGCCGATTGGTAAGGCGTGACGACTAAGGTCTGGATATTATCGGCGACAGCCGCCCTAGCTGCCTGCAAAGAATTGTCAATCGTCACAGGCCCTCTTGTCGGGTCAGGCAGTAAATGTGCATGTATATCAACCATCGGGAGAACCTTTGCAGTTGTTTCTTCATTAGCTGCAGCGCTAGGGGCAGGCGGTGTCTTGGTTTGTCTGCTAGCAATACGATTGGTCGCCTCAAAACTTGACCAGACCTTGGTCGGTTCAACAACCGCTTTTGTGGGCGTTACCTCTGTACTTTTGGCCTGATTCTGTACTGTCTCAGATTTTTTTTCTGGTCTATGATGGTGGGTATTCTGATGAACTTGTGCATTAGAAGCTCGCTTCATGGCGTCGCTGCTCATGACATTAGTCGTCGTATAACCATAGCCATAACCATATCCGTAAGCTTTCTCAGCTCTTTCAGGATCTCTGGATACAAGACCTAAGAGGTGTGCACGAGCTAAGGTCAAAATATGCGCTGCTTCCAAAAGACTCTTTTTCTTTGTCTTGCCTAGTGTAGCAACCAGCACGACTCCATCGGACCGCGGAATCAAAGACTGGGCGTCCGGTACTAGCAATAATGGTGTCGAATCAATGACCACAAGATCGAAATTACGACGCATCCAGTCAATAATCTGCACCATCTTATCAGAAGCTAGTAATTCAGAAGGATTTGGCGGCATCGGCCCAGAAGTCATGATAAAGAGATTGGACTGCTCTGAAGTATTGATAATTTCCGCCGGTTGATCATTCATGGCTAAGACGGTTGTCAGACCGCGATCGTTCGTCAGGCCAAAAGTCTTATGTATTGTCGGGCGACGGAAATCTGCATCAACCAAAAGAACTCGTTTACCTGTCTGAGCCCAAGTAACTGCCAGGTTCTGTGCCACCGTAGACTTACCATCAGACATTTCCGAACTCGTAAATAAAATCGTCTGAAAATGATTAATAGTAGCAGCCGCAAAATCAATATTTGCACGCAAGACGCGGAACTGTTCCGAGACGACATCTTGCGGATCATCCAGCGTGATCAGAGGTACACCATAACGAGAAGATCTTAAATCAACTGCTGATGCTTTCTTAGCTTTCCTCTTTGATGGCATTACTTCGCCCTCCCTTTGTGGAACGATGCATAATTCACCGTGCCAAGATTATTTAATTTCAATTGTTCAAGAAAGGACAAATCACGGTAGGTATTGTCAGACATTTCTTTAATTAGCACAAAGAGCACGACGATAAATACGCCCAGCAAAAAACCGGCCAGTGTAAATAGCCGGACATTCGGAGAAACCGGCGTATCTTGGCGAAGTCCCCTTGAGACGATAGAGACATTAGAAATAGATTTGCCCATCACCTGAACAGCTTTAGTCTTGAAGACATCGGCCGTCATATTGGCAATATCGCGTGATTCAACTGGGTCATTGGAACGAGCGCTGATAGAAAAAATCTGTGAATTTTGGACACTGGAGACTGTCACCATTGATGCCAGGCTACTGGAACTAATATCTGGATAACGACCACGCAGATTGCGAGCGACCTGATCCAGAATGACCGGACGCGTCGCTAAGTCTCTATATGTATAAATAATTTGAATATCAGCCTGCTGGTTGCCTAAAGCAGCATTAGGATCAGTATTGTTACTGCGATTAACTAGTAAAGCCGCCGTGGACTGGTATTTAGGATGAATAAGGAACCTGCTGCCGGCATAGGCAACTGCAGCCAGCACCAGAGCCGAAATGATTAGCAGAAAAAAATTCTTCTTGAACAGCTCCCATAGCCGCTGGTAAGAAATCGTCGTATCCATTAACTCTCCTAAAACTTCAAAAACAAAATGTATCACCTTAATACTAGCACCATACAAAAATGACAAAAACTAAATATTCATTTAATTTCAAAAAAACTGTCTTTAGCGATAATGTTCGTTTTTTCTCTTTTTGTCAAGTTTTAAAAAGGCCGAAAATCTATCAGTGACTATTTAGCAGCAGATTGCTCACACTTTCTCGCAAACGAATTAAACAAGGCTAAAAAGTTTGTTTTTCGTCTTAATCCGACTGATTTTCTCATAATCTGCAGCCTAATTCGGAAATCAACTGAAGATACATTATAGAAATAATATATAATCAAAGTTAATGAATGGAAATAAATTAGATTGGCTGGCTGCTGCTGCCGGAGTAGATATATTGAGGTACAGCATGCATAAAATTTTTCCTGTGTCAGTCGGAAACAAGCACTTTAATCGCGATCTGATGCTTGAAGCATCGGAAAAAGCAGAGGCCGGTTTATATACGATTGTTCAATATAAAGATATTTATGTGATGCTGATTCCAATTTCAGATCAGGAAGGCCTTCTGCTTGAACCAAAATTAGACCCAATCGACGATTTGCATAATGTTTTCGCAAATATTGACTTTGTTAATCATTCAATTAATACAGCTAAGCTTACGTATTATCTGTATACTGGCAAACCAGCTCCGGATTGGGATATCACATTGCTCCAGCTGCACGGCGCTATTAAAGCGGTCCGCACGGTCAGGCCTATGAACGAATTGGTTGCCTTCCACGTGTATACGGTCAAAATGATTGAAGCTCTGACAATTTTGGACGAAAAAAAATTCAAAGAGAGTCTCAGGGATATGCAGGGCTGTCATGTGTTTGGCCAAGCTCTCACGACGACGAACGTAATTCGCGGCCAAAAAGATATTCTGATTGATTTAATTAGCAAGTTGACAGATAACTTAAGCAATATGGGCTTTCCTGCTGGTCAAGCTATTCAAATGCAGACACAATCTGTCCAAAAAATTGAGTATCAGACAAACATTTTGAATTTCGATGCTTGGTTGAGGGAGATCCCTTGGATTTATTTCAGTGAATTTCGCAGGTACCAAAAGTCTCTTTTTCAAGATAAAGCCGAACGCATTAAAGATTATTTGGCCAACCATCTGCAAGATAATTCCCGTCTGAAAGACATCGCAAAAGCATTGAATATGTCTGAACAGACGCTCAATACGGTCTTCAAGAAAAAATTTCAAGTCACAATCAAGCAATTTTACATTCAGTTGAAAATCGAAGCAGCCAAACGTTTTTTGCTGACAACACGTATCAAGATCAAAGATATTGCCGATTATCTCGCCTTTATTGATGAGAGTTACTTCGTGATGACCTTCAGCAAAATCGTTGGCTGTACACCGGCGAAATATCGCCAGACTGGCAGACATCTTGATCAGAAAAAAAGCATCAAGTCCAAGATGTGAGCCTTAGTTTGTCTAGGCATAAAAATGCAACTCTTGGCCATCCCCGGCCGTTTTTCTTTATAATGACTTTAATGCAGGTGCTGGGAGCTTTAATTAGATTTACTTTCATGCGGTTAAAAAAATCGCATTTTTTTGCTGTGCTGGCTGCTTTGATTGTTGTTGCCAGTTTCGCCTTCAGCTTGTCGTCCCTTCTCGGACAATCCGGCAGCCGCATTAGCGAGAATGCCAGCGAATACGGAGCCGCGCAAAACGCGCTTGTCGTCTACGATGGTTACGCCAAAATCCCGACAGCCATTCAGGCCAGCTACAAAAATCTGCAAAGCCAGCTGAATCAGGTGGCCGGTGTTTTGGCCGATGATCAGATGGAAAATGGCAGCTCTTTTAGCCAATTGGATCTCTCGCTGCGCCAGACACAGCTTAAGCAGTTTGCCTACCGCCACCACATTCCAGTCAAAGATTCGCTTTCTTATCCGCAAGTCCAAGCACGGATGGCACAGGACCGCTACTACTTGTCGCGCGGCCGCAATGAAAATTCCCATATCCGCACACTGGCTGATGTCTTAAGCAGCTGGACAGGCCTGCTATTAACTGTCTTCAGTCTTTTCTGCGCGATTATCGCAGTCGCCGTGAGTGCCATCAGTGATACACAAAAATCGACTTTCAAGGGTCTGCCCATCAAAAACCGTCATTATGCCGCTGCCAATTTCCTCACAACGGCTGCCATCACCCTCAGTTCTTTGGTCATCAGCAGCTTATTGGTCGGCCTATTCGCCTTGTTATTAGGCGCCCGCCCAACCATTTCCAAAATTGTCTTTTTATCTTTTGGCCGCTTCCAAGCTGTCAATTTCTGGCTGTTATTCGTCATGATTCTGGTCACCAGCCTAGTTTTGTCGCTGCTTTTCTCCTTACTAGGACGCATTATCGAACAGTTCACAACGGTCAATTATTTTTTTGGCATCGGCTTGGGCCTGCTTTTCTCCCTGCCAGCTAATATCTTCGGCCTATTATCACTGCTTAACCCCCAGCAAATCCTCAGCGGAGACGCGGCCTTTGTCACAGGCCTGCACATGAATCTGCTGCCGATTTATTACCTGATTCTGCTAGTGCTGATTATCGCCAGCTATCTGGCAATGACCCTGCTGGCCGATCACAAAAAAGGGGGCCTGCTGTCATGAGAGCGAATTTTGTCTTTGAATTAAAACGCATTCTCAAACGCAAAAAGAATCGTTTCGCGATTGGCCTTTTTCTGATTTTGGCCCTCATTTTTGCGGGATTTTTCAGCCAGACAACTTTTCAAGGCGAGCGTGTCAATCAAGAACTGCTGACGCAGAATAATATTTATCAAATCCGCACTTTGCGCCATGTCCGCGCACACAATATCCCTAACCCGCCAGTCCTGGCTTTCTATCCCCAATCAATCCGCCTCAATACCCGCCGGGTTGCTGACCTTCAAAAACATAATTGGCAGCAATATGCCCGCGACAGCGCCGCTTATTTCCCAGCTTTTATCCGCTGGTATCAGCAAGGCGCCGCCCAAAATATGAGCTACCCGACCAACTATGGCGATACGAATACTTACCCGATGGGTTTTGTCGATTCAGCCAGCTATTACTATCGTTATGCAGCTAGCTATTATCGTGCCGCTGCCAATGCCAAGACTGTCAATCGTGCTGTCTTAGAAGAAGCTTCATCAGCCGGCAGTACATTAAATTTCCTGAAATCCGATGCCATGCCGGTCTTTTTCCTGCTTTTAATCGTGATTGTCTGCGATCAATTAGTCTCCGATAGAAAACACCGCTCGATTTTCCTCGGCCAGCCAGTTTCTTTATACCGGCGGACATGGTCTAAGACAGCGGCAGCCATATCAAGTTGGCTGATTCTGTCAGTCATCGCCATCGCACTGGTCGCTGTGATAAACGGCCTGCGTTTCGGCTTTTCCGACTGGCTGATTAACCATCCCTTGGCGCATAACGGCCGTTTTTACCCCTACTTCACACAAATTCAGCCCGCAATAGA
The Oenococcus kitaharae DSM 17330 DNA segment above includes these coding regions:
- a CDS encoding glycosyltransferase: MKIIFFQSQFKMGGQQKIVRLIAQELNKDKDVDVTVYYENHNYFDLNGLKIIRPRHFIQIINLLKVCIWSVVRFIFDKRSVIDRWHLKNVQSAFTDEEYDLAILCNPYILFVDEIRKITGANKVICWTHNLYENYTEVRFKSEKQKLFSSMRSADQIVCLESYTASRWKKINNNVVVIHNPVTIDAEGEKSSLNSKIVSFTGRIQIDSKGLDYLCDVATYLDGGVTIEVAGSGSKKEETKFKKLIKQKRVSDKIKWVGALSGENLKEHYWRSTIFLMCSRYEGFPLVAAEAMSFGLPIIAFDIPSLEEVTSNGTYGVLVTNSNTKEMAEQISKLLENRNLLLKYQRLSLERARSLSVSRIKSEWIKKVLGIKNVK
- a CDS encoding glycosyltransferase: MIYFVIVIYNKYLNNSDSFQSVVENLGDNKIVVIDNSDKPFFLSRNKNDVDSHIAYIQNGLNLGLSRSYNKALKYIGRNSFSDNNYICWLDDDTVLDKSFFKVLSSETRRHYDVIVPKIIGQDGVIYSPNEKGFLKNRLVLNRKSGEINPKKFNAINSCLTVKTSIYRDYVYDERLFLDQVDQLFFDSIRSRRLTYRILNVQIEQNFSQREKKLDKTYLTRFAIRTKDMIEYGKISPCSSMPTAYLKNLLLGLYFSVKISDFSFLKVSIKSLMHPLTVEGGHD
- the cps2T gene encoding beta 1-4 rhamnosyltransferase Cps2T → MADSQIQHVYIVGSKGIPANYGGFETFVDKLTAGQQNKKIKYHVASRSDNGELAAKNQHFDYNGADVFSIKVPQIGSAQAIAYDYKALKEAIQISKQNKDQHPIFYVLANRIGPFAQHFVKEIHALGGKFYLNPDGHEWARAKWPKPVRKYWKYSEKKMVQAADLVIADNPEIEKYINKEYADFHPNTTYIAYGTDVQKSKLTSKDTKVRDWFAKKNVTENNYFLVVGRFVPENNYETMIREFIASDTKKDFVLITNVEENKFYEQLKAQTHFDQDQRVKFVGTVYDQELLKYIRESAFAYFHGHEVGGTNPSLLEALSMTRLNMLIDVPFNQAVAQEGAMYWTKAQGSLAAQINETETYDAKRVAAYTKAARKRVADEFTWETIIAKYEGLFVK
- a CDS encoding sugar transferase — protein: MKALRAEDDHIKNLNGFSQKSIFYLCAKRLFDLLGGSIGLILSIIPMLFLAIVIKKDGGPIFFAQERIGKNGRPFTMYKLRSMVPNADDMKDELLEKNELHGGMFKMKEDPRVTKIGRTIRHYSLDELPQFWNVIKGDMSLVGPRPCLQRELRKYSDYDKQRLLVQPGISGLWQVSGRSDLDFADMIRLDIQYIEERSLMNDAKICLKTVRLVFFSSKKTGAY
- a CDS encoding polysaccharide biosynthesis tyrosine autokinase — its product is MPSKRKAKKASAVDLRSSRYGVPLITLDDPQDVVSEQFRVLRANIDFAAATINHFQTILFTSSEMSDGKSTVAQNLAVTWAQTGKRVLLVDADFRRPTIHKTFGLTNDRGLTTVLAMNDQPAEIINTSEQSNLFIMTSGPMPPNPSELLASDKMVQIIDWMRRNFDLVVIDSTPLLLVPDAQSLIPRSDGVVLVATLGKTKKKSLLEAAHILTLARAHLLGLVSRDPERAEKAYGYGYGYGYTTTNVMSSDAMKRASNAQVHQNTHHHRPEKKSETVQNQAKSTEVTPTKAVVEPTKVWSSFEATNRIASRQTKTPPAPSAAANEETTAKVLPMVDIHAHLLPDPTRGPVTIDNSLQAARAAVADNIQTLVVTPYQSADKMANTADDIQAAIAPLRNSIKEAGIPINILPGQVVPLTANLLAAFDHGNLLTLADSKKFLLVELPEDQIPKIAASVIFQLKTRGVTMIIAHPETNRAVLANPGQLNHLVEQGAILQVAAASINGQFGSEVADLALDLVRRGLAATVASGADSSEMNQRYHLSDAYALLTRAVGRRSVDILKKNAIRIIGGLPVDSMAAEEF
- a CDS encoding YveK family protein — encoded protein: MDTTISYQRLWELFKKNFFLLIISALVLAAVAYAGSRFLIHPKYQSTAALLVNRSNNTDPNAALGNQQADIQIIYTYRDLATRPVILDQVARNLRGRYPDISSSSLASMVTVSSVQNSQIFSISARSNDPVESRDIANMTADVFKTKAVQVMGKSISNVSIVSRGLRQDTPVSPNVRLFTLAGFLLGVFIVVLFVLIKEMSDNTYRDLSFLEQLKLNNLGTVNYASFHKGRAK
- a CDS encoding helix-turn-helix domain-containing protein is translated as MNGNKLDWLAAAAGVDILRYSMHKIFPVSVGNKHFNRDLMLEASEKAEAGLYTIVQYKDIYVMLIPISDQEGLLLEPKLDPIDDLHNVFANIDFVNHSINTAKLTYYLYTGKPAPDWDITLLQLHGAIKAVRTVRPMNELVAFHVYTVKMIEALTILDEKKFKESLRDMQGCHVFGQALTTTNVIRGQKDILIDLISKLTDNLSNMGFPAGQAIQMQTQSVQKIEYQTNILNFDAWLREIPWIYFSEFRRYQKSLFQDKAERIKDYLANHLQDNSRLKDIAKALNMSEQTLNTVFKKKFQVTIKQFYIQLKIEAAKRFLLTTRIKIKDIADYLAFIDESYFVMTFSKIVGCTPAKYRQTGRHLDQKKSIKSKM